From Dreissena polymorpha isolate Duluth1 chromosome 15, UMN_Dpol_1.0, whole genome shotgun sequence, a single genomic window includes:
- the LOC127859765 gene encoding salivary glue protein Sgs-3-like, whose amino-acid sequence MALTGLDLLDDDGTSGLLGYAYVGTVCVNTQYKYSINEYTGSNVAWVASHELGHALGSDHDQTTACPAGRNVMSAYLFNPSANTADTYSKFSTCSTSQFITHLNGRTDCTANNGFTDEQFQASFCRGLLGQRDSSLNYQCQQRTGFAGSTVCSGTISGDAGCYGFGQVACRDASGACSVRLSFVWNGTPCGTGQMCFKGRCVPNFEICTSVTTAAPTTAAPTTAAPTTAAPTTAAPTTAAPTTAAPTTAAPTTAAPTTAAPTTDAPTTDAPTTAAPTTAAPTTAAPTTAAPTTAAPTTAAPTTAAPTTDAPTTDAPTTDFPCSCCRRRNRYSLSCCIRNRVFRRRNCRCCPFTYRFGERPSSEFGENSNSLDDDDDQSYN is encoded by the exons ATGGCTCTTACTGG GTTAGATCTCCTTGACGATGATGGAACCAGTGGGTTGCTAGGATACGCCTACGTGGGTACAGTATGTGTAAACACTCAGTACAAGTACTCCATCAACGAGTATACGGGCTCCAACGTGGCGTGGGTGGCGTCACATGAGCTGGGGCACGC ACTGGGATCTGATCACGACCAGACCACCGCCTGTCCGGCCGGCAGGAACGTTATGTCCGCCTACCTGTTCAATCCTTCCGCCAATACTGCGGACACATACAGCAAGTTCTCCACCTGCAGCACAAGCCAGTTTATCACTCATTTGAACGG ACGAACCGACTGCACAGCCAATAATGGGTTCACGGACGAGCAGTTCCAAGCCTCATTTTGCAGGGGCCTGCTTGGTCAGCGAGACAGCAGCCTTAACTATCAGTGTCAGCAGCGAACTGGCTTCGCCGGAAGTACCGTGTGCAGCGGG ACAATCAGCGGCGACGCGGGCTGTTATGGCTTTGGTCAAGTTGCGTGTAGAGATGCCAGCGGTGCGTGCAGCGTGAGACTCTCCTTTGTGTGGAACGGAACCCCATGCGGTACTGGACAG ATGTGCTTTAAAGGACGATGCGTTCCTAACTTTGAAATCTGTACCTCTGTAACAACCGCTGCCCCAACAACCGCTGCTCCAACAACTGCTGCCCCTACAACTGCTGCTCCAACAACCGCTGCCCCAACAACCGCTGCTCCAACAACTGCTGCCCCTACAACTGCTGCTCCAACAACCGCTGCTCCAACAACTGCTGCCCCTACAACTGATGCACCTACAACTGATGCACCTACAACTGCTGCACCAACAACTGCTGCTCCAACAACTGCTGCTCCAACAACTGCTGCACCTACAACTGCTGCGCCAACAACTGCTGCACCTACAACTGCTGCACCAACAACTGATGCACCTACAACCGATGCTCCAACAACTGATTTTCCATGTAGCTGCTGTCGTCGCAGGAACAGATATTCGTTAAGTTGCTGCATTCGAAATCGCGTTTTTCGCCGCCGGAACTGCAGATGCTGTCCATTCACCTATCGTTTTGGAGAACGACCATCTTCTGAGTTTGGAGAGAATTCAAACAGtctggatgatgatgatgatcaaagcTACAACTAA
- the LOC127859766 gene encoding salivary glue protein Sgs-3-like: MQTISGDAGCYGFGQVACRDASGACSVRLSFVWNGTPCGTGQMCFKGRCVPNFEICTSVTTAAPTTAAPTTAAPTTAAPTTAAPTTAAPTTAAPTTAAPTTAAPTTAAPTTDAPTTDAPTTAAPTTAAPTTAAPTTAAPTTAAPTTAAPTTAAPTTDAPTTDAPTTDFPCSCCRRRNRYSLSCCIRNRVFRRRNCRCCPFTYRFGERPSSEFGENSNSLDDDDDQSYN, from the exons ATGCAGACAATCAGCGGCGACGCGGGCTGTTATGGCTTTGGTCAAGTTGCGTGTAGAGATGCCAGCGGTGCGTGCAGCGTGAGACTCTCCTTTGTGTGGAACGGAACCCCATGCGGTACTGGACAG ATGTGCTTTAAAGGACGATGCGTTCCTAACTTTGAAATCTGTACCTCTGTAACAACCGCTGCCCCAACAACCGCTGCTCCAACAACTGCTGCCCCTACAACTGCTGCTCCAACAACCGCTGCCCCAACAACCGCTGCTCCAACAACTGCTGCCCCTACAACTGCTGCTCCAACAACCGCTGCTCCAACAACTGCTGCCCCTACAACTGATGCACCTACAACTGATGCACCTACAACTGCTGCACCAACAACTGCTGCTCCAACAACTGCTGCTCCAACAACTGCTGCACCTACAACTGCTGCGCCAACAACTGCTGCACCTACAACTGCTGCACCAACAACTGATGCACCTACAACCGATGCTCCAACAACTGATTTTCCATGTAGCTGCTGTCGTCGCAGGAACAGATATTCGTTAAGTTGCTGCATTCGAAATCGCGTTTTTCGCCGCCGGAACTGCAGATGCTGTCCATTCACCTATCGTTTTGGAGAACGACCATCTTCTGAGTTTGGAGAGAATTCAAACAGtctggatgatgatgatgatcaaagcTACAACTAA